GTTAGAACGAGGTTTTTGATTTGTCGGTTCTGGTTCATAAAGAACAGCCACAGGTATTTGACGTTCTTTTTGAGGTCTATAAGTAGTTACTTTAGGCTCTTTTTCCTCGGAGTTAGTTGGTTTCTTTAtctcaatttcatcattattgaTTGTCACAGTCGTTCTGGGTTCTTGTTTTACACCAGATTCAGAATTAAGTGGCTCTTTACTCACTTCGTTAGTATTATGTTCTGGTGTTACATTACCTTTGATTGATTTGTCTTCACGGTTGCTTTCATGTTCATATACCACTGCTACAGGTATCGCTACTTCCGGAGTCGGTGGGTGATTATACTTGTATTCATCTTCAGCTTGCGTGTGtcttgtgtttattctgtgagTGTTGCGGCCTAATACACCAGTAGATATTACTAGTGCAAACACAACTAACTTAAAGGCTAGCATAatgattataaattaaaatttataatacacAACAACACACCACGCCCGCGCTTGGTAAATTAATGAAGATGAGTCTATAGTAGCCTGCTTAAGATGGAATGTTTCGGCGATTTTCGCCTACACACTAGTCCAACCAGACAAGTCggattaattataaatttgaataaagaagattttttttatgaatataaatacGGAATGACATCAGTATTTGCATAGACACGGAAACGGACATTCAATAGACTCATTTTATTACAACAATAAAGATTTATTCTTTAATTAactgtttttgttatttgactcaagtaatattaatattttgggAGTTAAGCTTAAGCTAAAgacgaccgcttttccatacaaacgtagtccccattttcgtCCCTAGGGTATTGATATaatagaaaacatttttacagaaTTGAATGTATATTGACCATAGGTAACTTTGGGTACATACTCTAATAATAATCTTCTCATCCTTCCATAATGTTCCAGATTGAACAGATGTTAATATAACGTAAGAGAGGTCTACGTTTTCATGGAGGACCGGTAGTTCCCTTTCCTCTTGAACAATGTTCTGTTTCATAAAGGCTAGAAACTTTATCCAGAAAATGAGtatttataaagttaaaaaGAGGCTTCCgtttatattaatatacaagCATTCATAAAAAAGGGTCCTGccagcctagccaaggtgacaattgctatcgcttcgacaaccaAGCGCtttctgtctctctatcactcttctatattagcgcgacagttgcgtttcgatcgctacggagcgtaagcgatttgcttGTTGGCTACGCGGCTTAGGCGTAGGATGTTATTAAGTCACACATTATCTggcattctggcaaatgcgctCTCATTACTAGTTTTGATTAtcgcattaatattttttttatggtagaggaggcaaacgagcagacggatcacctgatggtaagcgattaccgccgcccacggacacctgcaacaccagatgggttgcaagtgcgttgccggtctTAAACAAAACCCATAATAAAATTTTCCCAATAATTCTACACAGTCACTACGAATGCGGAGAAATAACCAAAAATGGGTCATCATCAGCAAGACATTGATTCTTAAAAATATGAATGGACCTATTTACTATTGAACTTGATGGATACATAATACCTAACAACTGGTTATAAACAATGATAAGAATTACACTCAAATATACTGAAAAACAAGTATTTTATGACATCTTAACCTGTCACGCCGTACAATACACGCTAATTATTATGAACGTTGCGTGTGGCCCACTTAGTTTCTGACGACACATGTTAAAACGCAGTAAGTAGTAACACATTGTATACGGGAAAAACACTTTTTGCATCGGGATGACAATGTCATGTATTAGTGTTGGAAGTATAATAAATCTGAGGCGGAGaacaaatttgaaaataatacgCGTAAAGATTTATGCTGCATTTCACCTTTCTGTTCGTCTGTTATGTGtctattacaacaatgaaacaTAGGTTCGGAACTGTAGCCCGTATATATGCTATGCTTGTCTGTGTACAAACGGTAAGCATATACGCGGCTATGTGTCATAGTAAATGTGTGAGATAAATGgctacagatttaaatataacgtGTATTTATGTTCATCAGTGGGGCTTAAAAAGAATTAAGCATTTCACACATCTTACTTAATTCAGTAACTGACGACAAGGATGCAGCTATACGTTAGACAATGTCTAATAGACATGGTAGAGTAGAGATATCTGCATCTCACTCAGTCGTTAGTCACAGAATTAAATAAGGTGTGTGAAGCATTTTTAAcagtttgttttttaaagtacACAACTCACGgtgattacaattttaaaacagTTGTGTTTTCCATGATCACCTTAGTCTCTTGTAATTTCTAGGAATTGCTACTAAGTACGGTGTGTTTTCAGCGAGCCAATAAACCTTGTTAATCACGCAGGATCGTCACCTTTGTTGACACCTCGACGATTGTGCAATTTTTCGAAGAACACATCAGTCAAGCGCTAAGGCTGAAGTATTTAGCGTACGTTTAGGAATCACCGGAAAGCGGGGGGAGGGTAGTGTAAATAGATGAGCCTTACATATAGGTGGCGAAGGAGTCTGGAGTATCATTCATCAGTGAGTTGAAGTGAGTGAGGTAAAATGTATTCTAAACTGGTTTTCGTGTGTTTGGCGGTGGCTAGCGTGAGGGCTGCGCCTGCGGCGACTGATGTCGTGCCGCTGGAGAAGCAGCAGCCTACAGTCATTCCTATAGTTTCACAGTCGGAAGAGTTAGAAAATAATGGAACGTATAAATTCaggtaagaaataaaaaagatttagtggcataataataatattttgaataatgagTGTGACAAaataaatgtgcatgtttatgcatgcattaaaagttaaattttcaCTTTACTAACGCAACAAGCCCGTACAAATCAATAATTGTATCATTAGTAATTAGTGTTACTAACATTTGTTAAAGTTTCTATAAAATTCATCTGTCAATAATAATACGGCGAAATTTGTTGTGCATTGCTTCATCTCAAACAATACCTTAGTACAAAgaacaaatcatacaaaaaatcatacaaattgTTAGTCATTATTAATGCAAATGGGTTTCGAAATGTCAATAATGTATTCATCTTCTCATTTATAGGTAGCTACATTTTCTGTAGTTAATAGTGGTTAAATTGGTACAATATAGACAGTTTAGATAGCCAAGGACAACATACTTAAGTGTACAATTTTTgactatttaaattatatttagcgtaaaaaaatctttgtcCTTTATATTCTTAACCAATTAGCAGAGGACCAAAAATGTTCGTAGACTCGTTGTATCATCCTGTATCCCTAATACTGGATAGAACTAAAGAAAATATCGTAAACAATAatcaaataaaacttatttttaacagtTACGAAACTGGCAACGGGATTAAGCGCGAAGAAACTTCCTACGACAAAGTTCTCCCGAAAGTACAGGGTCGGTCAGCGGCGGGGGACAGCAATGAGGGCGGCGAGAGCGAGGAGAGCAACGAGGTGCACGTGCAGCAAGGATCCTACTCCTACACCGCGCCTGATGGCACTGTCATCAGTGTCAGGTAAGACATTTACGATTGATCAGGACAACCATTATAATTTAGACTCAATATTTAACTAGAGCCCGGATAAGCTAAGTCTGCACAGGCAAAGAACAGAATTCTTATGAAAATTCCTTACTTATATCATGAATGCTAAAGTCACTGTGTCTGCCTGTCTTCAggctgaaccgatttaaattaaatttggtatagagatagtttgagaccTGGCGAAGGAAATAtgttagtttttataaatcatcattatcatttcaCGCAGATGAATGCGAGGGtagaatataaatatcaaattcaTCCATGGAAACTTGACGTTTATGGTGGCCCttcaacacttttttttacacaaatgtTAGTTTGAACTTGCTCGAATATAGAAGAGTGGCGTTATCTCGTGTAATATGCTACTCGTTATTGCGTTGAATCACTAATCACTAAGCTAGTGTATTCcagttttgaattttttgcaaaaaataagtatggCAGGAAGTGTGTAAAAAACAACAAGTTGGTTATCAGTGGAATACATACCtaactatttaaataatttgatactCTCAATCTACCAAATCAAAGAGTCAAAAGTTATCATGGGATGCCATAATAGGAAgcgattttaattaaatatgaatattatgacATAATAAGTAATTAAGATTTCAAGATAATGATTTTTCCTTGTCAAACAGGTACATTGCTGATGAAAATGGCTTCAGACCAATTGGCGATCACATTCCCCCATCGATCGTAGCCGCGGCCGCAGCAGCCGGTTCTTCAGCTGAAAAATTAAATGCGGCTGACAGTGCTAACTCCGCATCGGCGCCTAAGCCTGCAGCGGCCCCCGCCCCTAAGGCTGCTGCAACCCCGGCACCTAAGGATGCTGCGACATCCTCTCAACCGGCACCTGAACAAAAGAGCGAGAAACAAGAAGCAGCTCCTGCGTCTGCTCCAGTAGAAGCTTCAACCACTGAAGCCGTCAAGACAACAGAAAGCACAGCATCTGCTGAAAATGCCAGTGAAACCTCGCCTAGCACAACTGAAGCAAGCACTACTAGTGCTAGTAGAGAGGCCTCAGATGCTAGTGAAGCAAGCACGCCGGCTGAAGCAACAACTAAGTCTGCTGAAGCTGCCACCCCAGCTACTTCAGAAGAGCCAGCTTCTACTAGCGCAGATGCATCTACCACTGAAGCTGCCTCTACCACTGAAGCTGTTACTACCACTGCTGCCTCTAGCTCTGCTGCCTAAGCCTATACAAAcacattttttatactaaatgACACGCTTCAAACGGAGATCGATATGTTTATTTTGGATGTGGTTTAAAATGCTAGAAATGTGTAAATGAACGGGTTGAATAATATGGTAAGCTTTTTTAGAATTGTACAAATTAAAAACCTACCACAATCCCTTATGACATTAAGAAACGATATCATCATTTGTCGTATGAGTAGAATATTGTAAGATGAATACTGTGGAATGATCTAATATGTTTCAAAGCATTACCAAAAattttactatatatatatcatcGTTTTTGTTACTTAAACATAAAAGTAAGTCAACGAACTTTAATACTAGTAACCTTCTCGAAAATAGAcgattgttttaatttaaggtataattatttaatatttaatttgtaaatacatACTTCTATTATagatttttgatttattttaaatataagccTTGTAGAATTTTTGGTATTTACTTTTAGtcgtaactttattttttttctgacgAAAATACCTGGATCACatagtaaaaaagcggccaagtgcgagtcgaactcgctcattaagggttccataccatttatGTGACGTattagaaaaaagcggccaagtgcgagtcggactcgcccatgaagggttcctttatgacgtatttaaaaaactacttactagatctcgttcaacattttaccactttggacacacattttaccactttggtagtgtctctcgcgcaaactattcagtttagaaaaaaatgatattataaacctaaatatcatttttgaagacctatccatagataccccacacgtatgggtttgacgaaaaaaaaaattttattttattttatgacgtattaaaaaaaaaactactcactagatctcgttcaaaccaatttttggtggaagattgcatcgtaatgtatgtcatatattttttttacatttttcattctgttattttagaagttacagggggggggacacacttttttttcactttggaaggttctctcgcgcaaagtattcagtttagaaaaaaatgatatagataccccacatgtatgggtatgatgaaaaaattttttttttttaatttcatgacgtattaaaaaaaaactacttactagatctcgttcaaaccaattttcggtggaagtttacatggcaatgcatatcatatattttttttagatttttcattctgttattttagaagttacgggggggggggacgggacacacattttaccactttggaagtgtctctcgcgcaaactattcattttagaaaaaaatgatattagaaacctcaatatcatttttgaagacctatccatagataccccac
This portion of the Cydia pomonella isolate Wapato2018A chromosome 7, ilCydPomo1, whole genome shotgun sequence genome encodes:
- the LOC133520071 gene encoding nematocyst expressed protein 3-like, which gives rise to MYSKLVFVCLAVASVRAAPAATDVVPLEKQQPTVIPIVSQSEELENNGTYKFSYETGNGIKREETSYDKVLPKVQGRSAAGDSNEGGESEESNEVHVQQGSYSYTAPDGTVISVRYIADENGFRPIGDHIPPSIVAAAAAAGSSAEKLNAADSANSASAPKPAAAPAPKAAATPAPKDAATSSQPAPEQKSEKQEAAPASAPVEASTTEAVKTTESTASAENASETSPSTTEASTTSASREASDASEASTPAEATTKSAEAATPATSEEPASTSADASTTEAASTTEAVTTTAASSSAA